The stretch of DNA aatcaaatgaaaaataaatcagcaCACCCACGCACGACACTGCACGCACTCACTGAGCAGAAGGAATCCTCTTCTTCACTTCCTTAGAGCACTCACCGCAGCTGATAACGGGATGGGCAGTGCATGTGAATGGCCTGCCATGTCTCGGAGAACTAACGAGGAACCTGGAAAAGTCTCAATGAGTTTGGGCCATCTAACATTGCGAGAGAGAGACGTTACGTGATCTCCCGCGCTCTTGCACATCCCCCACACATTATATGTGGGGCACGCGCATCAGGGGATGTCTCGTCTTCTCTATACAGCCtcaattgcaaaattcttaGCATTAGCACACACCCGCAGTACTAAATGAAAATCATAATATTTGATACTCTTTAtgtgtttttgattttatagtTAACGAACAAACCCGCAACTGCAGAATTGGTTATTTGTCTCGactaattttgcataaaagtaaaagttaatgcacggaaagaaaaatttgttagaaatttgcacaaaagtttgtaaaatttgGTCAAATGTAGTTAAATTTCTAAAACTATATCATTGTTGATAACTTTTGGTCATTTTTAACCACAAATGTGTATAAATTCAcgaatttatctcattttaaCTACATTTTGCTGAAAAGTTGTTATAAGTTGctaagaaaaagagaatcagcGCGCTAATCTTCTCAAAACAGCATTTAACTACGCCGCACCTCAAAAGTTgttataaaattgtattttacgctgaataccgatttttgaaagcaagcaaatattctcattttttaagtggataatttccatgaaatgGTTATCAAAAACTACCCACAAAATTGTGTAAAGGAGACGACTGGGACAAAAACAGTCAAGTTGTATAAATTCTTATCAGCAgggagaaattggcaattgaaaatttttcactgactTTTTGCTCCGTCTCCCCTAGAATTTATCGAGTGTGTGTTAGTAAATCCAAGATCTAttctacaaaagaaaattcagacgAATTGCGTATCGTCTTATTTAGTTTAAATCTGTCactaatttattactttttctgaaaaaccaaagaatttAGCGATTAtccttaataaatattattttaatacatatttaaaaaaaattagaattataattaaaaaaaattacttttctgaaaaattatatcaatttgataattttaataagagaATAATTTCTGCCATATTCATGATCTTTCACATCGGCAGCGCcataaaaatagcaaaaaagcttataaagagacttttttaacttttaatttggctttttttttcaataatttatattttgtttgagaaaaattgtccaattatttttttaaatttcatttcttgaagaaaaaatcattaagtctttttgcaaaaatattttaccggtgagaaattacataaaagtttaccaaaataacacaaatttattcatgaaacCCAAATGTACGTTGAAATACAGAGAGGAtaaaaggagataaaatttgGTTATCCGAACCAACATTTGTagataaatgcaatttttaacaacaaaCGATATCTACATTTGACCAAATTTTAACAACTTTTTAGTGAGAACCTCATTTCAactacattttgttgaaatttacatGGAAGCAAAGCAGCAGCAGTAACAACATTTAACaacattttaacaaatttttctttccgtgtGCGTTTAGTTATATACGAGTTGGTGTCCCAAAAAGTGAAGACTGTAGAGAATAGTTTATGCgctgtaaattaatttgttagcAGTTTTAGAAGACaacaaaaagtcaatcataacgcgtccagttattagagttggtataccacaacgcggatgggtcagtctatgcgttgtaatttaatttttaagtagtattagtaggcaaagttgattttttttatgaaattcatcaattcgaaagacaaaaatggttatatctcaagttctattgcacatacagaaatttcttgactagttctggaaaggtattgaaataagctataatctgacatatatttcgatacatttcaaggtcacctccagaacataaaatggcggatttttgttcaacaaaaacagttttttgcacttttcgtcctaaaggaatagttctagaggtttctgatgttctagaaagttgtagagttttgcaaaacctctaatttgataccaaattgagcaaaatcggacaatccgttcaagagatatggctcttagaacttttcaaattcaagaatttttcaaatggccatatcttctaaacggcgacatagattttcttcattttcggactggtgatagatattgagtcaggctgcAACATAAcagaaatctataacagatgttcggagttattgccccttaaagataggcaaattttgttttcgattttagcgcctcttgcggatgtttttgaaacttgaaatgttttagacagttgtagagcttttcaatacctttcatatgataccaagatggtcaaaatcggtcaagccgttctcaagttatattgaaaaaacactttttgctttagaccgccatatttgctaaacgctATCtttaagggaagtggttgacagtagttcaaaatggcggacggcgtccatcttggattttgaaaatgcgaaaaaataaaattttacacccacatttctatagaaaacttcaaacccgaagtctatatctgttaccgttctcgaattataaggcaaagtttgggacgcaccggcaggccggccggatcaaaaattttccaccaccattttcgtaatgtgggatgtctaaaacatgctcataccaagtttgagcccgatctgagggggtcggtttttccgacgattacaatacttggtatgccacgattgtggtataccaactaattgagcttttcttgtgaaattttctacatatttcattaattaaatattcttttgtcagcaaattctatttaaaattcagcTTTATTCAGCAAgatctttaagttttttcttttattctgaaagcaaatttttaagatatattttcttctgttggaaattaatattttattcataaagcaattgagaaaagttttatcagtACATTCAcacatgattttctttttttttttaattttttatcagcAAAATTTATAAACTATCTCAGCAAATAATCATTGAACGAATAATAAAAACTTCTGtaagaattaaagaatttgCTGAACGAATAAGTTATTTTACCGAAAGAATAATCTTTTATtgactgaataaaattattttacttgaAGAATAAACTAATTTCCTGACtgaataaaatagttttaatgGAGAATAAAAGAACCTACGTTTTGAATAAAGAATAGACAAAGCCGAAGGAATAATACAATTTGATTGCagaatcaattatttttttgacagaataataaattttgcttacatatatattaataatattatattaatattaatataaataataataatatattttgctGACAGAAGaacaataaatgaaatatttggcacaatttaagaatatttgatggaaaaataaatgaatttcctATCTTTATAATTTCTGTTTGGCTATAATAATACATATTAcagaaaatctattaaaaatcttttttttttgtaaatctctaaataaaaaaaacaaattaaaaaacaattgtTGCTTTTGCACCATTGAAACACCTCTGTTATcacgaattttattttaaaatttattactctTTCTTTGCGAAAAAAGCGAGTTTCATTACATATTATTTGTCATTGTTTCATACACTTTttctatattaaaaaaaagaaaggaaaaaaaaatatcttctgataaggattttttttctgtgtgcgTGTGATAAGGTGAgtgataaaatttcttcttgcgcacaaaaaaaattgattaaaggccaaaaatgttgcaaacaTAATTCACAAAAGTCGTCCCAAGGGCTTCAACGACAACGGTGATGTTACGCTGATGGATACCACCCCTTGTAATGTAGGCTTGACCTAGGTTGGTGCTCTGGGAAATGTTGACGGAGACGTAGGTGACGAGGGCACCAACACCACTTGTTGGATACCGAATTTCAAGGGCAACATTCTGTGGACGAGGCCAGCTCTTCTTCCCCGATGTTGTTCCAACGAGGCGATCACctaaaaggaaaacaaagagatgttttttacaaataaaattcaggaGAATCCTGAGAGTCCTGACCTCTCTGACGTGCTCCAACGGAATAATTGATTTGACCACGATAGTCTGAATACATTTTCAGCATTTCCAGCTCAGCCGTTGGATTCCTCTCCGTGAAATCCGACACTTTGTTCACAGCGACAAAATCAATGTGATAATCCGGAGTATCATTAAGATCTTCCTCACTGCTATCCAAGAAATTGTCGTCAAAGAGATATTTTGCCTTTGTTGTGGcaaaaacaatcaaaagaatcacaaaaatcttcatattttccctttaaaagtatttaaaatcacaaatttttatttctttctcactCAGCGAAAAGCTTCGAAGGCTTCGAAGAGactaaaagtaaaaattgaaactCTCCGGTTCGGAGCAAAACCGCTTAGCTGGATGAGTCAACATTGGTCAATAAGGTTTTTCTGCAAGCAAAGGGGATTTTTTCGGTGTTGGTGTACTGATAAAAACATTCGGGTTGAATATTATTGTGACTGCGATTGTATTTGTTGCTGATAAGGTCGATTAGGGCCATTAAGATAGATTTTATTTAGACTTTTAATCGCTCAAATGAAATTCTGAGAATCAGTTTTTGCATGAatcaaaaaaatgagcaataTTGATGAGTTTATGTACAGAtaaagtgagagaaaaatgtatatttatttgcaaattaatacgTTTATGCCAGGaaaagaataaactttttgtaataaaaattaaatactttgaTCACACAGAAAGATAATAAATAggaatttacttcttttttttcaagcaaatattattttagtcaaatattttatttattcttcttctgtcagcaaaatatattattctgtaatcagaatatttttttctgtaagcaaaatgatttattctgtcagaaattaat from Lutzomyia longipalpis isolate SR_M1_2022 chromosome 4, ASM2433408v1 encodes:
- the LOC129796665 gene encoding uncharacterized protein LOC129796665, whose protein sequence is MKIFVILLIVFATTKAKYLFDDNFLDSSEEDLNDTPDYHIDFVAVNKVSDFTERNPTAELEMLKMYSDYRGQINYSVGARQRGDRLVGTTSGKKSWPRPQNVALEIRYPTSGVGALVTYVSVNISQSTNLGQAYITRGGIHQRNITVVVEALGTTFVNYVCNIFGL